The following coding sequences are from one Triticum dicoccoides isolate Atlit2015 ecotype Zavitan chromosome 4A, WEW_v2.0, whole genome shotgun sequence window:
- the LOC119287841 gene encoding U-box domain-containing protein 35-like isoform X2, with protein sequence MSTEIQEDSGDCETAPGVSTVAIAVSGSRSSRHALKWALDKFVPGGRVLFRILHVRPPITMVPTPMGNYIPVSQVRDDVASAYREELEWQARNMLLPYKKMCAQRQVEAEAVLLESDDVPAAISEEINKFNIGKLVLGSSSRSIFRRKLKGSKTATKISECIPSFCTAYVVSKGKLSFVRSATSDACETPKTISSSTVSSPSFRSLSSAPSECADRNEAAAVLFRQSSLSSQRDHALANINRRASPSGSGGSEISYHADTTLMTNSHSIASGAQLSSSSSGDSVYKSFRRDSSPDIPDLQAAVSEIATNLKHSHDQDDLKLQIESMKVKLRHLQKLHECAHTEPVDSTQKLHNNLGIQRVEHEIKLREIDLTEEMVRRLLRRMEREEKEVAEREAQPIQTSSGQKATEGDGDHQNAGKINTGLKNAGRCLTEYNRYSWEHIQAATSSFSSDLVIGKGTYGTVYKAKFQHTVAAVKVLNSLEGFGTQQLQQELEVLGKIRHPHLLLLLGACPEHGCVVYEYMESGSLDDALHHRRNGTPPLAWYDRVRIAWEVATAVAFLHSARPDPIIHRDLKPANILLDRNLASKVGDVGLSTALLHHPGTGGGGGQQQSTMVRNTTPVGTFCYIDPEYQRTGAVSAKSDVYALGVVVLQLLTGRTSPLGLAHAVETTLEEDSGDSFAEMLDTTAGEWPPEEARELALLALRCAEMRRRDRPGLREHILPALERIKDVAARAARETKALLLRTASSSAAPGHFLCPILQEIMEDPCVAADGYTYDRKAIETWVSMKDKSPMTNLRLPSKSLIPNHSLRSAIMDWSSKNR encoded by the exons TGGGCAATTACATCCCGGTCTCGCAAGTGCGCGACGACGTGGCATCGGCATACCGGGAAGAGCTGGAATGGCAAGCGAGGAACATGTTGCTCCCATACAAGAAGATGTGTgctcagagacag GTGGAAGCTGAAGCTGTTTTACTTGAATCTGATGATGTGCCTGCTGCTATAAGCGAGGAAATCAACAAATTCAACATTGGCAAGTTGGTCTTGGGCTCTTCGTCGAGAAGCATATTCCGAAG GAAGCTCAAAGGAAGCAAGACTGCAACCAAAATCTCCGAATGCATTCCAAGCTTCTGTACGGCATACGTAGTCTCAAAGGGCAAACTGTCATTCGTGCGCTCGGCTACATCTGATGCCTGCGAAACACCCAAGACCATATCTTCTTCAACCGTTTCTTCTCCTAGCTTCAGAAGCCTTTCCAGTGCACCCTCAG AGTGCGCTGACAGAAATGAAGCAGCAGCTGTGTTATTCCGCCAGTCTTCTCTGTCATCGCAGCGTGATCACGCACTCGCAAACATAAACAGGAGAGCTAGCCCTTCAGGCAGTGGAGGCAGCGAGATCTCTTACCATGCtgacacaaccctgatgacaaattCACACTCGATTGCATCGGGAGCGCAGCTCAGTAGCAGCAGCAGTGGGGATTCAGTTTACAAGAGCTTCCGAAGAGATAGTTCCCCAGACATCCCTGACCTGCAGGCAGCAGTTTCAGAAATTGCTACAAACCTCAAGCATTCTCATGACCAG GATGATCTGAAGCTTCAAATTGAGAGTATGAAGGTCAAATTGCGACATCTTCAGAAGCTTCACGAGTGTGCTCACACTGAACCGGTCGACTCCACTCAGAAA TTACACAACAACTTGGGCATCCAGCGTGTCGAGCACGAAATCAAGCTTCGAGAAATCGACCTGACAGAAGAAATGGTGAGGAGATTGCTAAGGCGAATGGAGAGAGAAGAAAAGGAGGTGGCCGAAAGAGAAGCTCAACCTATACAAACCTCTTCTGGACAGAAAGCAACAGAGGGTGATGGTGATCACCAAAATGCTGGAAAGATCAACACAGGACTGAAAAATGCCGGACGATGTTTAACCGAGTACAATAGGTACTCATGGGAGCATATCCAAGCGGCGACTTCATCGTTTTCAAGTGATCTTGTGATTGGTAAGGGGACATATGGAACAGTCTACAAGGCTAAGTTTCAGCATACTGTTGCAGCAGTGAAAGTTCTCAACTCCCTTGAAGGTTTTGGAACTCAGCAGTTACAGCAAGAG CTGGAGGTCCTGGGCAAGATCCGGCACCCACACCTGCTACTGCTGCTGGGTGCGTGCCCGGAGCACGGCTGCGTGGTGTACGAGTACATGGAGAGCGGCAGCCTGGATGACGCGCTCCACCACCGCCGGAACGGCACACCGCCGCTTGCCTGGTACGACCGCGTCCGCATCGCCTGGGAGGTGGCCACCGCAGTTGCCTTCCTCCACAGTGCCAGGCCGGACCCCATCATCCACCGCGACCTCAAGCCGGCCAACATCCTGCTCGACCGGAACCTCGCCAGCAAGGTCGGCGACGTCGGGCTCTCCACGGCACTGCTCCACCACCCGGGCACCGGAGGTGGAGGAGGCCAGCAGCAGTCCACGATGGTGAGGAACACGACGCCCGTGGGCACGTTCTGCTACATCGACCCAGAGTACCAGCGGACGGGCGCCGTGTCGGCCAAGTCAGACGTGTACGCGCTCGGCGTGGTAGTGCTGCAGCTGCTCACGGGGCGGACGTCGCCGCTCGGGCTCGCCCACGCCGTGGAGACCACACTGGAGGAAGACAGCGGCGACTCCTTCGCTGAGATGCTGGACACAACCGCCGGGGAGTGGCCGCCGGAGGAGGCGCGAGAGCTCGCCTTGCTGGCTCTGCGGTGCGCGGAGATGCGACGCAGGGACCGGCCCGGGCTGCGCGAGCACATCCTCCCGGCGCTGGAGCGGATCAAGGACGTCGCAGCCAGAGCCGCCAGGGAGACGAAGGCCCTTCTCCTCCGGACAGCATCATCGTCAGCGGCCCCGGGCCACTTCCTCTGCCCCATTCTTCAGGAAATCATGGAGGACCCATGCGTCGCCGCCGATGGGTACACCTACGACCGGAAAGCGATCGAGACATGGGTGAGCATGAAGGACAAGTCGCCGATGACTAACCTCCGGCTGCCGAGCAAGAGCCTCATCCCCAACCATTCACTCCGGTCGGCCATCATGGACTGGAGCTCCAAGAACAGATGA
- the LOC119287841 gene encoding U-box domain-containing protein 35-like isoform X1, giving the protein MSTEIQEDSGDCETAPGVSTVAIAVSGSRSSRHALKWALDKFVPGGRVLFRILHVRPPITMVPTPMGNYIPVSQVRDDVASAYREELEWQARNMLLPYKKMCAQRQVEAEAVLLESDDVPAAISEEINKFNIGKLVLGSSSRSIFRRKLKGSKTATKISECIPSFCTAYVVSKGKLSFVRSATSDACETPKTISSSTVSSPSFRSLSSAPSECADRNEAAAVLFRQSSLSSQRDHALANINRRASPSGSGGSEISYHADTTLMTNSHSIASGAQLSSSSSGDSVYKSFRRDSSPDIPDLQAAVSEIATNLKHSHDQKDDLKLQIESMKVKLRHLQKLHECAHTEPVDSTQKLHNNLGIQRVEHEIKLREIDLTEEMVRRLLRRMEREEKEVAEREAQPIQTSSGQKATEGDGDHQNAGKINTGLKNAGRCLTEYNRYSWEHIQAATSSFSSDLVIGKGTYGTVYKAKFQHTVAAVKVLNSLEGFGTQQLQQELEVLGKIRHPHLLLLLGACPEHGCVVYEYMESGSLDDALHHRRNGTPPLAWYDRVRIAWEVATAVAFLHSARPDPIIHRDLKPANILLDRNLASKVGDVGLSTALLHHPGTGGGGGQQQSTMVRNTTPVGTFCYIDPEYQRTGAVSAKSDVYALGVVVLQLLTGRTSPLGLAHAVETTLEEDSGDSFAEMLDTTAGEWPPEEARELALLALRCAEMRRRDRPGLREHILPALERIKDVAARAARETKALLLRTASSSAAPGHFLCPILQEIMEDPCVAADGYTYDRKAIETWVSMKDKSPMTNLRLPSKSLIPNHSLRSAIMDWSSKNR; this is encoded by the exons TGGGCAATTACATCCCGGTCTCGCAAGTGCGCGACGACGTGGCATCGGCATACCGGGAAGAGCTGGAATGGCAAGCGAGGAACATGTTGCTCCCATACAAGAAGATGTGTgctcagagacag GTGGAAGCTGAAGCTGTTTTACTTGAATCTGATGATGTGCCTGCTGCTATAAGCGAGGAAATCAACAAATTCAACATTGGCAAGTTGGTCTTGGGCTCTTCGTCGAGAAGCATATTCCGAAG GAAGCTCAAAGGAAGCAAGACTGCAACCAAAATCTCCGAATGCATTCCAAGCTTCTGTACGGCATACGTAGTCTCAAAGGGCAAACTGTCATTCGTGCGCTCGGCTACATCTGATGCCTGCGAAACACCCAAGACCATATCTTCTTCAACCGTTTCTTCTCCTAGCTTCAGAAGCCTTTCCAGTGCACCCTCAG AGTGCGCTGACAGAAATGAAGCAGCAGCTGTGTTATTCCGCCAGTCTTCTCTGTCATCGCAGCGTGATCACGCACTCGCAAACATAAACAGGAGAGCTAGCCCTTCAGGCAGTGGAGGCAGCGAGATCTCTTACCATGCtgacacaaccctgatgacaaattCACACTCGATTGCATCGGGAGCGCAGCTCAGTAGCAGCAGCAGTGGGGATTCAGTTTACAAGAGCTTCCGAAGAGATAGTTCCCCAGACATCCCTGACCTGCAGGCAGCAGTTTCAGAAATTGCTACAAACCTCAAGCATTCTCATGACCAG AAGGATGATCTGAAGCTTCAAATTGAGAGTATGAAGGTCAAATTGCGACATCTTCAGAAGCTTCACGAGTGTGCTCACACTGAACCGGTCGACTCCACTCAGAAA TTACACAACAACTTGGGCATCCAGCGTGTCGAGCACGAAATCAAGCTTCGAGAAATCGACCTGACAGAAGAAATGGTGAGGAGATTGCTAAGGCGAATGGAGAGAGAAGAAAAGGAGGTGGCCGAAAGAGAAGCTCAACCTATACAAACCTCTTCTGGACAGAAAGCAACAGAGGGTGATGGTGATCACCAAAATGCTGGAAAGATCAACACAGGACTGAAAAATGCCGGACGATGTTTAACCGAGTACAATAGGTACTCATGGGAGCATATCCAAGCGGCGACTTCATCGTTTTCAAGTGATCTTGTGATTGGTAAGGGGACATATGGAACAGTCTACAAGGCTAAGTTTCAGCATACTGTTGCAGCAGTGAAAGTTCTCAACTCCCTTGAAGGTTTTGGAACTCAGCAGTTACAGCAAGAG CTGGAGGTCCTGGGCAAGATCCGGCACCCACACCTGCTACTGCTGCTGGGTGCGTGCCCGGAGCACGGCTGCGTGGTGTACGAGTACATGGAGAGCGGCAGCCTGGATGACGCGCTCCACCACCGCCGGAACGGCACACCGCCGCTTGCCTGGTACGACCGCGTCCGCATCGCCTGGGAGGTGGCCACCGCAGTTGCCTTCCTCCACAGTGCCAGGCCGGACCCCATCATCCACCGCGACCTCAAGCCGGCCAACATCCTGCTCGACCGGAACCTCGCCAGCAAGGTCGGCGACGTCGGGCTCTCCACGGCACTGCTCCACCACCCGGGCACCGGAGGTGGAGGAGGCCAGCAGCAGTCCACGATGGTGAGGAACACGACGCCCGTGGGCACGTTCTGCTACATCGACCCAGAGTACCAGCGGACGGGCGCCGTGTCGGCCAAGTCAGACGTGTACGCGCTCGGCGTGGTAGTGCTGCAGCTGCTCACGGGGCGGACGTCGCCGCTCGGGCTCGCCCACGCCGTGGAGACCACACTGGAGGAAGACAGCGGCGACTCCTTCGCTGAGATGCTGGACACAACCGCCGGGGAGTGGCCGCCGGAGGAGGCGCGAGAGCTCGCCTTGCTGGCTCTGCGGTGCGCGGAGATGCGACGCAGGGACCGGCCCGGGCTGCGCGAGCACATCCTCCCGGCGCTGGAGCGGATCAAGGACGTCGCAGCCAGAGCCGCCAGGGAGACGAAGGCCCTTCTCCTCCGGACAGCATCATCGTCAGCGGCCCCGGGCCACTTCCTCTGCCCCATTCTTCAGGAAATCATGGAGGACCCATGCGTCGCCGCCGATGGGTACACCTACGACCGGAAAGCGATCGAGACATGGGTGAGCATGAAGGACAAGTCGCCGATGACTAACCTCCGGCTGCCGAGCAAGAGCCTCATCCCCAACCATTCACTCCGGTCGGCCATCATGGACTGGAGCTCCAAGAACAGATGA
- the LOC119287844 gene encoding putative cysteine-rich receptor-like protein kinase 9: protein MMLITRKLLEGAELNNLWLARTMIIFISLLLILGFEPFVAAVNPLTQICYYRDSHMNESTYKANLELLSAALFSSASSTRTNLAKGFVGTDQDRIYGAVVCRGDGAVDACPSCITTAFQDVWRVCRNHKEAHILYKDCIVHISAKDLIYDSTVVLNRLLVSTDTTKHNMDPNIPSEVSAKYTDGSIDGSIKVLLQETAKQAAYNSTMMYATGRMDVYSTIPLLYSLAQCNLDLPPNDCWDCLDNIRSAAKSFFYQQRGEWIAGVWCNFRYSTYQFYEGQPMQHITLSGAVDPTTNMPAPKPAPGPVNLPRQKDETPSHKHKSKQDNILYVETFPKHNHLCLCEIFCFREYNKGFDHYHCCVSTSIIFLLHRLAWTGQKAHKRFVTEMQLYSQISQAIQIHIYFTSALPERIR, encoded by the coding sequence ATGATGCTTATAACAAGGAAGCTGCTGGAGGGGGCAGAGCTGAATAACCTATGGTTAGCCAGAACCATGATCATATTCATCTCTTTGCTGCTTATTCTCGGCTTCGAGCCATTCGTTGCCGCCGTCAATCCGCTGACGCAGATCTGCTACTACAGAGACTCCCACATGAACGAGAGCACCTACAAAGCAAACCTTGAGCTCCTATCTGCTGCTCTATTCAGTAGTGCCTCATCCACACGAACCAACCTCGCCAAGGGCTTCGTCGGAACTGATCAAGACCGCATATACGGCGCCGTAGTGTGCCGCGGTGATGGCGCCGTCGATGCCTGCCCCAGCTGCATCACCACGGCATTCCAGGATGTGTGGCGGGTGTGCAGAAACCACAAGGAGGCGCATATCCTATACAAGGATTGCATCGTCCACATCTCCGCGAAGGACCTTATCTACGACTCCACTGTTGTGCTGAACAGGTTGCTGGTCTCTACGGACACCACAAAACACAATATGGATCCCAACATCCCCAGCGAGGTGAGCGCCAAGTACACCGATGGCAGCATTGATGGCAGCATCAAGGTGCTGCTTCAAGagacagccaaacaagcagcctacAACTCGACGATGATGTACGCCACCGGCCGCATGGATGTCTACAGCACAATCCCGCTGCTCTACTCTCTGGCGCAGTGCAACCTGGACCTACCGCCAAATGACTGTTGGGATTGCCTCGACAATATCAGGAGCGCGGCAAAGAGTTTCTTCTACCAGCAACGTGGTGAATGGATTGCTGGTGTGTGGTGCAATTTCAGGTATAGCACATATCAGTTCTACGAGGGCCAGCCAATGCAGCATATCACCTTGTCGGGTGCTGTAGATCCAACAACAAACATGCCGGCACCCAAGCCGGCGCCAGGGCCAGTTAATCTTCCCAGGCAGAAAGACGAGACTCCCAGCCATAAACACAAGAGTAAGCAAGACAATATTTTATATGTTGAGACATTCCCAAAACATAACCACCTATGTTTGTGTGAAATCTTTTGTTTTAGGGAATATAATAAAGGTTTTGATCATTACCACTGTTGCGTTTCTACTAGCATCATTTTTCTGCTTCATCGTTTGGCTTGGACTGGTCAAAAGGCACACAAAAGGTTTGTTACGGAAATGCAACTGTACTCACAAATCTCTCAGGCTATTCAGATTCATATATACTTTACATCAGCATTACCTGAAAGGATTAGATAA
- the LOC119287847 gene encoding uncharacterized protein LOC119287847, with translation MRHRVLTPTLCAVAPFDIRWLLPKPRLTDSMRRSTSVGCCRSRALPAPSGHGRCAHHVRGAANATDAGGQMEMYRASKIIPWRDLRLCLKFWRSGVGAVVASFTISQFGVISCDARTACN, from the exons ATGCGCCACCGCGTGCTGACGCCGACGCTCTGCGCCGTCGCGCCGTTCGAC ATCCGTTGGCTGCTGCCGAAGCCGCGCCTCACCGACTCCATGCGCCGTTCGACATCCGTTGGCTGCTGCCGAAGCCGTGCCTTACCGGCCCCAAGCGGTCATGGCCGCTGCGCACACCATGTACGTGGTGCCGCCAACGCCACTGATGCGG GTGGGCAGATGGAGATGTACCGTGCTTCAAAAATTATTCCCTGGCGTGATCTAAG GCTGTGCTTGAAATTTTGGAGGTCTGGTGTGGGGGCAGTTGTCGCATCTTTTACAATTTCACAATTCGGAGTTATCAGTTGTGACGCTCGCACGGCTTGCAATTGA